A single Crateriforma conspicua DNA region contains:
- a CDS encoding carbon-nitrogen hydrolase family protein — MTDSIDLNEYETQLIVRPMQIQDYDRLVAMQCACFPNMHPWGRDQIESQLAMFPEGQVVIEIDGKVVASSSSLRLRYDDNLEWHDWKKSADGGYIRNHQRDGDVLYGIEIMVDPQYRGMRLSRRLYDARKEYCVANNIQRMIVGGRLPGYHLCADKMKASEYVDRVMKKAIYDPVLTAQIANGFSLQGLIPNYLPSDKESCGYATYLEWRNLNYVPKSKRVLRRIVDSVRIGAVQYEMRAIDSFDDIAKQVRYFVDVAGDYKCDFVLFPELFSVQLLSTLPNMRPGEGARRLAEFTPQLLELFADLAVSYDVNLIPGSHLVLEDEHLYNVAFLCHRDGKIDKQYKLHITPSEQRWWGVEAGNELGVFDTDCGKVSIQICYDCEFPELGRIAADQGANLIFVPFNTDTRSGYLRVRQCAAARCIENEVFVAIAGCTGNLPFVENADIHYAQSAILTPCDVTFARDGIGAQANENIETVIIHDVDLELLRRHRIGGTVRNWNDRRTDLYDVVVRTPGDGSA; from the coding sequence ATGACCGATTCGATTGACCTGAACGAATATGAAACCCAGTTGATCGTTCGTCCGATGCAGATCCAGGACTACGATCGTCTGGTGGCGATGCAGTGCGCATGCTTTCCGAACATGCATCCATGGGGACGCGACCAGATTGAATCGCAGTTGGCCATGTTTCCTGAAGGCCAAGTCGTGATTGAAATCGACGGGAAAGTGGTCGCGTCATCGTCCAGTCTGCGTCTGCGATACGACGATAACCTGGAATGGCACGATTGGAAAAAGTCGGCCGACGGCGGCTACATTCGAAACCATCAACGCGACGGTGATGTGTTGTACGGGATCGAAATCATGGTCGACCCGCAATACCGTGGCATGCGGTTGTCGCGGCGTTTGTATGACGCACGTAAAGAATACTGCGTTGCAAACAACATCCAACGGATGATCGTCGGCGGACGGTTGCCGGGGTATCACTTGTGTGCCGACAAGATGAAGGCCAGTGAATACGTCGACCGGGTGATGAAAAAGGCGATCTATGATCCGGTGTTGACGGCCCAAATCGCCAACGGGTTTTCCTTACAGGGATTGATCCCCAACTACTTACCGTCGGACAAGGAAAGTTGTGGTTATGCAACCTATTTGGAATGGCGAAATCTGAACTACGTGCCCAAATCAAAACGGGTGCTTCGCCGGATCGTCGATTCGGTTCGCATCGGCGCGGTTCAGTATGAAATGCGTGCGATCGACAGCTTTGATGACATCGCCAAACAGGTTCGCTACTTTGTGGATGTCGCGGGCGACTACAAGTGTGACTTTGTCTTGTTCCCCGAACTGTTTTCGGTCCAATTACTTTCCACGCTTCCCAACATGCGACCGGGCGAAGGCGCCAGACGGCTGGCCGAATTCACGCCGCAGTTGTTGGAACTGTTCGCGGACTTGGCCGTGTCTTATGACGTGAACTTGATTCCCGGTTCGCATTTAGTGTTGGAAGACGAACACCTTTACAACGTCGCGTTCTTGTGTCACCGCGACGGCAAGATTGACAAGCAATACAAGTTGCACATCACGCCGTCCGAACAACGTTGGTGGGGCGTCGAAGCGGGGAACGAACTTGGCGTCTTTGATACCGATTGCGGCAAGGTGTCGATCCAGATTTGTTACGACTGTGAGTTTCCGGAATTGGGGCGAATCGCGGCCGATCAAGGTGCCAACTTGATCTTTGTCCCGTTCAATACCGACACCCGCAGCGGATACCTGCGAGTCCGGCAGTGTGCGGCGGCACGCTGTATCGAGAACGAAGTCTTCGTCGCCATCGCCGGTTGTACGGGCAACCTGCCGTTTGTCGAAAATGCCGACATCCACTATGCGCAATCGGCGATTCTGACTCCGTGTGACGTCACCTTCGCGCGAGACGGGATCGGTGCCCAAGCGAACGAGAACATTGAAACGGTGATCATCCACGATGTGGATTTAGAACTGTTGCGTCGCCATCGAATCGGTGGGACGGTTCGCAACTGGAACGATCGTCGAACCGATCTGTATGACGTCGTGGTGCGGACCCCCGGCGATGGATCAGCCTGA
- a CDS encoding class I SAM-dependent methyltransferase, which translates to MPASTHLCVAQDALLSESPSASDTSDAPPKESARRVYLDRIVAQPMSHRGASWLIRPEREEEESVREGFDQLQLRPGMVVCDLGCGNGFWTLPMARDVAPDGRVLAVDIQPQMLQKLAARSRRADVDNVQPILGRINDPKLPAGQVDLLLMVDVYHEFSHPESMLWSIRRSLKPKGVVALFEYRAEDPTVPIKPLHKMSKRQIIREYNANGLKLVREYNQLPWQHLMFFARDDSPLPEIDPVATKDVLEQIKASG; encoded by the coding sequence ATGCCGGCGTCCACCCATTTGTGCGTCGCACAAGACGCACTGTTGTCTGAATCACCATCCGCATCCGATACGTCCGATGCCCCGCCCAAGGAATCCGCCCGCCGGGTTTATTTGGATCGCATCGTCGCCCAGCCGATGTCCCATCGTGGTGCGTCTTGGCTGATCCGTCCCGAACGTGAAGAAGAAGAAAGCGTCCGCGAAGGATTCGACCAACTTCAATTGCGACCCGGCATGGTGGTGTGCGACCTGGGTTGCGGCAACGGTTTTTGGACCTTGCCGATGGCCCGCGATGTTGCTCCCGACGGACGTGTGCTGGCCGTCGACATCCAACCGCAGATGCTGCAAAAGTTGGCCGCTCGTTCACGACGCGCCGACGTCGATAACGTCCAACCGATCCTGGGCCGCATCAACGATCCCAAACTTCCAGCCGGGCAAGTCGACTTGCTATTGATGGTCGACGTCTATCACGAATTCTCACATCCCGAATCAATGCTGTGGTCGATTCGGCGAAGCCTGAAGCCCAAAGGCGTCGTCGCGTTGTTCGAATATCGTGCGGAAGACCCGACGGTTCCAATCAAACCGCTTCACAAAATGTCCAAGCGGCAAATCATCCGTGAATACAACGCCAACGGGCTGAAGTTGGTCCGTGAATACAACCAACTTCCCTGGCAACACTTGATGTTCTTCGCGCGGGACGACAGCCCACTACCGGAAATCGATCCGGTCGCGACCAAAGATGTCTTGGAACAGATAAAAGCGTCAGGCTGA
- a CDS encoding Minf_1886 family protein encodes MTSPLQAMRKLLKDDPRFKLEAYQFIRESLQYAHEHADQIRIGDMPTDADDVRHLTGQQLCEACRLYSLEQYGYLAKIVLNSWGVYTTSDLGEVVYNLIRIEQMRKSDTDRREDFDDVYDFDEAFQPVFELASSEE; translated from the coding sequence ATGACTTCGCCACTGCAAGCGATGCGCAAGCTGTTAAAGGATGATCCACGTTTCAAACTGGAAGCCTATCAGTTCATCCGCGAATCCTTGCAGTACGCCCATGAACACGCCGACCAGATCCGGATCGGCGACATGCCCACCGACGCCGACGACGTCCGCCATCTGACCGGCCAACAGCTTTGCGAAGCCTGTCGACTGTACTCGCTGGAACAATACGGCTACTTGGCCAAAATCGTTTTAAACAGCTGGGGCGTCTACACCACCAGTGATCTTGGCGAAGTCGTCTACAATCTGATCCGCATCGAACAGATGCGGAAAAGCGATACCGACCGGCGGGAAGATTTTGATGACGTGTATGACTTTGACGAAGCGTTCCAGCCGGTCTTCGAATTGGCATCCTCGGAAGAATAG
- a CDS encoding PSP1 domain-containing protein, which produces MPTPPPPSPPNDPPPGESSAPLEYVVRYGTMRTLGVMTAKTTFGYGDDVIVRTDRGTESGTVLCQATPVAIAAMQESTQGRILRLQDVDDRKQLAYLKTLTDAAMATCQRCVDALDLQMELVDVEQILGGERVVVYFIAPQRVDFRQLVRDLAKEFQTRIEMRQIGVRDEAKILADYGDCGRPICCANHLTKMPPVSMKMAKLQKATLDPNKISGRCGRLKCCLRYEFETYQSLADALPPVGSQVVTRDGTMVVLNQEILSGQLLVSTEDRRRILINASDVLTVQQK; this is translated from the coding sequence ATGCCCACACCCCCGCCGCCATCGCCCCCCAACGATCCACCGCCGGGTGAATCATCCGCGCCGCTGGAATACGTCGTGCGATACGGCACGATGCGAACGCTGGGGGTGATGACCGCCAAGACCACGTTCGGATATGGCGACGATGTGATCGTGCGAACCGATCGGGGGACCGAATCGGGTACCGTGCTGTGCCAGGCGACGCCGGTCGCAATCGCGGCAATGCAGGAATCAACGCAGGGGCGAATTTTGCGGCTGCAAGACGTCGACGACCGCAAACAACTGGCCTATCTGAAAACGCTGACCGATGCCGCCATGGCCACGTGCCAACGGTGCGTCGACGCACTGGACCTGCAGATGGAATTGGTCGACGTCGAACAAATTTTGGGCGGCGAACGTGTCGTGGTCTACTTCATCGCACCACAGCGAGTCGACTTTCGGCAGCTGGTCCGCGACCTGGCGAAAGAATTCCAGACGCGGATCGAAATGCGGCAAATCGGTGTCCGAGACGAAGCAAAGATCTTGGCCGACTATGGCGATTGCGGACGTCCGATCTGCTGTGCCAACCATCTGACCAAGATGCCGCCGGTGTCGATGAAGATGGCCAAGCTGCAAAAAGCAACGCTGGACCCGAACAAAATTTCCGGCCGCTGTGGCCGTCTAAAGTGCTGCCTGCGCTACGAATTCGAAACCTATCAATCCCTGGCCGATGCGTTGCCGCCGGTCGGCAGCCAGGTGGTCACCCGCGACGGTACCATGGTGGTATTGAACCAGGAAATCCTGAGCGGGCAGTTGTTGGTCAGCACCGAAGACCGCCGACGTATCCTGATCAACGCCAGCGACGTGTTGACGGTTCAGCAAAAATAG
- a CDS encoding prenyltransferase/squalene oxidase repeat-containing protein, with the protein MANRGIEFLRARGQADDGSFSGETGAAVTALAVRAILEHRGTAGTNDPVVRKALKYLEDMVQPDGGIYRKGSLHRNYETSTAVMALVKASEDPNIGDRYNSQLQRAEAFLKDIQWDQGEGTESDDTAYGGAGYGSHSRPDLSNTAFLIEALRELDNGPDDESIRKALTFVLRTQNLDGQGNNTEFADKIGDGGFYYTPAAGGQSKAGETDGGGLRSYGSMTYAGLKSMIYAGLTRDDPRVVAAMNFIRDNYTLDHNPGMGAQGLYYYYHTFAKALAAAGVEVLDDAEGKPHDWRAELVNQLESSQQADGSWVNDQSERWMEGDRQLVTAYVLLALAEAKR; encoded by the coding sequence ATGGCCAACCGTGGCATCGAATTTTTGCGCGCACGCGGCCAGGCCGACGACGGTTCGTTCAGCGGCGAAACGGGAGCCGCGGTCACGGCGCTGGCCGTCCGAGCGATCTTGGAACATCGCGGCACCGCGGGCACCAACGATCCGGTCGTTCGCAAAGCGCTGAAGTACTTGGAAGACATGGTCCAGCCCGATGGCGGCATCTATCGCAAAGGTTCGCTGCACCGAAATTACGAAACATCCACAGCGGTGATGGCGTTGGTCAAGGCGTCCGAAGATCCCAACATCGGCGATCGATACAACAGCCAACTGCAACGCGCCGAAGCCTTCTTGAAAGACATCCAGTGGGACCAGGGCGAAGGCACCGAATCGGACGACACGGCGTACGGCGGTGCAGGCTACGGCAGCCATTCGCGTCCCGACTTGTCCAACACGGCATTCTTGATCGAAGCATTGCGGGAACTGGACAACGGCCCCGACGACGAGAGCATTCGCAAAGCGTTGACCTTTGTTTTACGGACGCAAAACCTGGACGGCCAAGGCAACAACACCGAATTTGCCGACAAGATCGGTGACGGCGGCTTCTATTACACACCGGCCGCCGGCGGACAAAGCAAGGCCGGCGAAACCGACGGCGGCGGGCTGCGCAGTTACGGGTCGATGACCTACGCAGGCTTGAAAAGCATGATCTACGCCGGGCTGACACGTGACGACCCGCGTGTGGTCGCCGCAATGAATTTCATTCGTGACAACTATACGCTGGATCACAATCCCGGCATGGGGGCCCAGGGTCTGTACTATTACTACCACACCTTTGCCAAAGCCCTGGCGGCGGCCGGCGTGGAAGTGTTGGACGACGCCGAAGGCAAACCCCATGACTGGCGTGCCGAATTGGTCAACCAGTTGGAATCCAGCCAGCAGGCCGACGGATCTTGGGTCAACGACCAAAGCGAACGCTGGATGGAGGGCGACCGACAACTGGTCACCGCCTATGTTTTACTGGCATTGGCCGAAGCCAAGCGTTAA
- a CDS encoding sugar phosphate isomerase/epimerase family protein: protein MPRPVTLFTGQWADLPISEMARMTADFGYDGIELACWGDHFEVDKALAEDDYCDNKRSLLDDAGLQCHAISAHLVGQAVLDNIDERHQAILPDYVWGDGDPAAVNARAAEELANTARAAQKFGVEVVNGFTGSSIWHLLYSFPPVPPSMIDAGFDLLAERFNPILDVFGECGVRFALEVHPTEIAFDIYTAQRALEALDHRPEFGFNFDPSHLIWQGVDPVQFIRTFPDRIYHVHIKDALVTLDGRSGILTSHLNFGDSRRGWDFRSPGRGGVNFEEIIRALNDINYQGPLSIEWEDSGMERTFGAREACEFTKKLDFSPSNRAFDSAFDEATA from the coding sequence ATGCCTCGCCCCGTCACTTTATTCACCGGACAGTGGGCCGATTTGCCCATCAGTGAAATGGCCCGCATGACCGCCGATTTCGGATACGACGGAATCGAATTGGCGTGCTGGGGAGACCACTTCGAAGTCGACAAGGCGTTGGCCGAAGACGACTATTGCGACAACAAGCGATCGCTGTTGGACGACGCAGGATTGCAGTGTCACGCGATCAGTGCCCACTTGGTCGGCCAAGCCGTCTTGGACAACATCGACGAGCGACACCAGGCGATTTTGCCCGACTACGTTTGGGGCGATGGCGATCCGGCCGCCGTCAACGCACGTGCGGCGGAGGAATTGGCCAACACCGCGCGGGCGGCACAAAAGTTCGGTGTCGAAGTCGTCAACGGGTTCACCGGCAGCAGCATTTGGCACTTGCTGTACAGTTTTCCGCCGGTCCCGCCGTCGATGATTGACGCCGGGTTTGATCTGTTGGCCGAGCGGTTCAATCCGATCTTGGACGTGTTCGGCGAATGCGGTGTTCGCTTCGCTTTGGAAGTCCACCCGACCGAAATCGCGTTTGACATCTATACCGCTCAGCGGGCTTTGGAAGCACTGGATCATCGGCCGGAATTCGGTTTCAACTTCGACCCCAGCCACCTGATCTGGCAAGGCGTCGATCCCGTGCAGTTCATCCGCACGTTCCCCGATCGCATCTATCACGTGCACATCAAAGACGCGCTGGTCACCTTGGACGGACGCAGCGGAATCCTGACCAGCCACCTGAACTTTGGTGATTCACGTCGTGGATGGGATTTCCGCAGCCCTGGCCGAGGCGGTGTGAATTTCGAAGAAATCATTCGCGCTTTGAACGACATCAATTACCAAGGCCCGCTGTCGATCGAATGGGAAGACAGCGGCATGGAACGGACCTTCGGCGCCCGCGAAGCCTGCGAATTCACCAAGAAGCTGGACTTTTCGCCCAGCAATCGTGCGTTCGATTCGGCTTTCGACGAAGCCACGGCCTGA
- the thiS gene encoding sulfur carrier protein ThiS, producing MIHLTVNGEPTTVEKAMSVRQLLNTVDVPPNYLAVEVNEEVVPREDYDNHVVNDGDRVEVVTLVGGG from the coding sequence ATGATTCATTTGACCGTCAACGGCGAACCCACGACCGTCGAAAAGGCGATGTCGGTTCGCCAGCTGTTGAACACCGTCGACGTCCCGCCGAACTATCTGGCGGTGGAAGTCAACGAAGAAGTCGTCCCTCGCGAAGACTATGACAACCACGTCGTGAACGACGGCGACCGCGTCGAAGTCGTCACGCTGGTGGGAGGTGGATGA
- a CDS encoding thiazole synthase — MATVTTPDDVRNDPDPDGGGPLIVGKHTLASRLIVGTGRYDTMDQMRDSLAASGADCVTVAVRRERLYDREGRNILDFIDGDRYTLLPNTAGCFNAADAIRAAKLGREILRTLGNPGADWVKLEVLGDSKTLLPDPIETVAACRELVDDGFSVLCYTSDCPVTALKLKQAGAASVMPAGSPIGSGQGLLNINNLRIILEYLKDDDPDYPVIIDAGVGTASDVSDAFELGADGVLLNTAIAHARDPILMASAMKHAAIAGRQAYLAGRIPRKLYGTASSPTEGVISTRPYGSQA, encoded by the coding sequence ATGGCAACTGTGACAACACCCGATGACGTCCGCAATGATCCGGATCCCGATGGCGGCGGGCCCTTGATCGTCGGCAAGCATACGCTGGCCAGTCGGTTGATCGTCGGCACCGGTCGTTATGACACCATGGACCAGATGCGGGATTCGTTGGCCGCATCCGGTGCCGATTGTGTGACCGTCGCTGTGCGGCGTGAACGGCTGTACGACCGCGAAGGTCGCAACATTTTGGACTTCATCGACGGGGATCGTTACACGCTGTTGCCCAACACGGCGGGATGTTTCAACGCCGCCGATGCGATCCGCGCCGCCAAGCTGGGACGCGAAATCCTTCGCACCCTGGGCAACCCGGGCGCGGACTGGGTCAAGCTGGAAGTCTTGGGCGACAGCAAGACACTGCTGCCCGATCCGATCGAAACCGTGGCTGCGTGCCGCGAACTGGTCGACGATGGTTTCAGTGTGTTGTGTTACACCAGCGATTGTCCGGTGACCGCGTTGAAACTGAAGCAGGCCGGTGCCGCCAGCGTGATGCCCGCCGGCAGCCCGATCGGAAGCGGCCAAGGTCTGCTGAACATCAACAACTTGCGGATCATCTTGGAATACCTGAAGGACGACGATCCCGATTACCCGGTGATCATCGACGCCGGTGTGGGGACCGCCAGCGATGTCAGTGATGCATTTGAATTGGGCGCTGATGGGGTGTTGTTGAATACGGCGATCGCCCACGCCCGCGACCCGATCTTGATGGCCTCGGCGATGAAGCACGCCGCGATTGCGGGACGCCAAGCGTACCTGGCCGGGCGAATCCCGCGCAAGTTGTACGGGACCGCCAGCAGTCCGACCGAAGGCGTCATCAGCACACGCCCCTATGGGTCGCAGGCCTAG
- a CDS encoding family 16 glycosylhydrolase, which yields MLRFGPMVGWGWAVALAMTACWADAADWDVVPIPANAGPQREWVLLPISDDFRYDAPPHNKPVEFTDRWDDWFINHWTGPGRSHWSRSHSIVTGGRLGIAASVRNGTDKINTGVISSRKTFRYPLFVEARVKLNRLVLASNVWMLSGDSTQEIDIVEAYGSDRPDQQWTAQRIHLSHHVFVRKPFQDYQPTDEGSWHVGKQRWSQDFHRVGVHWIDPWNLDYYVDGEKVRSVSGPDMIDPNGFTGGTGLSKAMHIIINVEDQDWRSDEGITPTDDELADWDKRIYWVDWIRVYQSVAKPPQR from the coding sequence ATGCTTCGATTCGGACCGATGGTTGGCTGGGGCTGGGCCGTGGCATTGGCAATGACCGCATGCTGGGCCGACGCCGCGGACTGGGACGTCGTGCCGATTCCCGCCAATGCGGGCCCGCAGCGTGAATGGGTGTTGTTGCCCATTTCGGACGACTTTCGCTACGACGCGCCGCCCCACAACAAGCCTGTCGAATTCACGGATCGGTGGGACGACTGGTTCATCAATCACTGGACCGGACCGGGACGCAGCCACTGGAGTCGCTCTCATTCCATCGTCACCGGTGGCCGACTGGGGATCGCGGCCAGCGTCCGTAATGGCACCGACAAAATCAACACGGGGGTGATTTCGTCGCGAAAGACGTTCCGCTATCCGTTGTTTGTCGAAGCCAGGGTGAAGCTGAATCGCTTGGTGCTGGCGTCCAATGTCTGGATGCTAAGCGGTGATTCGACGCAGGAAATCGACATCGTCGAAGCCTACGGCAGTGATCGGCCCGACCAGCAATGGACGGCCCAACGCATCCATCTGTCCCACCACGTCTTCGTGCGTAAGCCGTTTCAGGATTACCAGCCCACCGATGAAGGAAGCTGGCATGTCGGTAAGCAGCGGTGGAGCCAAGACTTTCACCGCGTCGGCGTCCACTGGATCGATCCATGGAATCTGGACTACTACGTCGACGGCGAAAAGGTCCGATCCGTTTCTGGTCCGGACATGATCGACCCGAACGGATTCACCGGTGGCACGGGGCTGAGCAAAGCAATGCACATCATCATCAATGTCGAAGACCAGGATTGGCGTTCTGATGAAGGGATCACACCCACCGATGATGAACTTGCTGATTGGGACAAGAGGATCTACTGGGTCGATTGGATTCGTGTTTACCAATCGGTCGCCAAGCCCCCGCAACGCTAG
- a CDS encoding SET domain-containing protein — translation MLQKKIEDDFGYRRYHDRDIEVIDRGGSKGCGVFAARQFLPGELILEVRGQLLNQKDYEGSTYVMEFDDKWYLEPGVPACYVNHSCSPNTELMKITKFTMGFVAFCNIEAGTEITFDYQWEAADWIPRCNCGAPNCRGWVVGETEVKKMEKLTGKRKPGKKNKDESGK, via the coding sequence ATGCTTCAAAAGAAGATCGAAGACGACTTCGGGTATCGTCGGTATCACGATCGTGACATTGAAGTGATCGATCGTGGCGGTTCGAAAGGGTGCGGTGTCTTCGCTGCCCGTCAATTTTTGCCCGGCGAACTGATCTTGGAAGTCCGCGGGCAACTGCTGAATCAGAAGGACTATGAAGGTTCCACCTACGTCATGGAGTTTGACGACAAGTGGTATTTGGAACCCGGCGTCCCGGCGTGCTATGTGAACCATTCTTGCAGCCCGAACACCGAGCTGATGAAGATCACGAAGTTCACGATGGGATTCGTGGCATTCTGCAACATCGAAGCGGGCACGGAAATCACGTTTGACTATCAGTGGGAAGCCGCCGATTGGATTCCACGATGCAATTGTGGTGCACCCAATTGTCGCGGCTGGGTCGTCGGGGAAACCGAAGTCAAAAAGATGGAAAAGCTGACCGGCAAACGCAAACCCGGCAAGAAGAACAAGGACGAATCCGGCAAGTGA
- a CDS encoding serine/threonine-protein kinase has protein sequence MSSLEFLGPYRVGELIGRGGMGSVYEATHEQTQEKVAVKLIASHVADEMRFRRRFAAEVEALKQLRHENIVRLIGYGEEQGQLFYAMELVDGESLRTIIRRQQRLPWIRAVDFAIQICSALKHAHDVGVIHRDLKPANLLVDRNDKIKMVDFGIAKLFGFGEQTMAGSVLGTADYMAPEQADSGSITIRTDLYALGSVIYAMLVGRPPFSDKSSTKVLESLRHETPVSLQSLDPNLPDDLVDLVDELLAKDPDDRPPTALKVGNRLKALRAGMLRDSTWNERGAATQLLTESEAKDFVAAHQAKADVDTSPAGTATGSIEPPGAPGSISGEDTGERHKDRTGESRSRNDVGTKANDKGSSPAKDPSNPGRSANVTVNVPPNQATEVSDQHGVVPDDPALNDASRTHFQTVDASKRSDDGQVHPDSTKPTWIHGLSLVGMIAILIGIGVYLFGTMRTPSADELFDEISRAESGNRLTSVEPRIRYFLNTYGDDPRREQVATWQLEMELQQVMNRLVFKVNHRGLEQLAPHEQTFFRAMQLRSDAPEQAGEQMSLWLTLFAGADTVQSDQVQQMTRLVRHELARLDAGESVESSDPRIHELMQRIYASRHKRSEQERKDMLNALIRLHENDPWAAPVVQRAREELQSIETTDAVPTAVDIQIGTDTEVQDTEVLRIDESDPEKSTE, from the coding sequence ATGAGCTCATTGGAATTTTTAGGGCCTTATCGAGTCGGCGAACTGATCGGCCGCGGCGGCATGGGATCCGTCTATGAGGCGACGCACGAACAGACCCAGGAAAAGGTGGCGGTCAAGCTGATCGCCAGTCACGTCGCCGATGAAATGCGATTCCGCCGCCGCTTTGCCGCCGAAGTCGAAGCTTTGAAACAGTTGCGGCACGAAAACATCGTTCGCCTGATCGGATACGGCGAAGAACAGGGACAGCTGTTTTACGCCATGGAATTGGTGGACGGCGAATCCCTGCGGACGATCATTCGCCGCCAACAGCGTCTGCCTTGGATCCGTGCGGTCGACTTTGCCATCCAGATCTGTAGCGCCCTGAAACATGCCCACGACGTCGGCGTGATCCACCGTGATTTGAAACCGGCCAACTTGCTGGTGGATCGAAACGACAAAATCAAAATGGTGGACTTCGGGATCGCCAAGCTGTTCGGTTTTGGCGAACAAACGATGGCCGGGTCCGTCCTGGGGACCGCCGACTACATGGCCCCCGAACAGGCGGACAGCGGCAGCATCACCATCCGCACCGACCTGTACGCGTTGGGCAGTGTGATTTACGCGATGCTGGTGGGACGCCCGCCGTTTTCCGACAAGAGTTCGACGAAGGTGCTGGAATCATTGCGGCACGAAACGCCGGTATCGCTGCAATCGCTCGATCCCAACCTGCCCGATGACTTGGTGGACTTGGTGGATGAATTGCTGGCCAAAGATCCGGACGACCGCCCGCCGACGGCGCTGAAGGTGGGCAATCGGCTGAAAGCACTTCGCGCGGGGATGCTGCGTGATTCGACTTGGAATGAGCGCGGTGCAGCGACGCAATTGCTGACCGAGTCTGAAGCCAAAGACTTTGTGGCGGCACATCAAGCCAAAGCCGATGTCGATACCAGCCCCGCAGGCACGGCAACCGGCAGCATCGAACCTCCGGGTGCACCGGGGTCGATCAGCGGTGAAGACACGGGCGAACGCCACAAAGACCGCACCGGCGAAAGCCGTTCGCGAAACGACGTCGGCACCAAAGCCAACGACAAAGGCTCTTCACCGGCAAAGGATCCGTCCAATCCAGGCCGGTCGGCCAATGTGACCGTCAACGTTCCGCCGAACCAGGCCACCGAGGTTTCGGACCAGCACGGGGTGGTCCCAGACGATCCCGCCCTTAACGATGCGTCACGCACCCACTTCCAAACCGTCGATGCATCCAAGCGATCTGATGACGGACAAGTGCATCCGGATTCCACCAAACCGACGTGGATCCACGGGTTATCCCTGGTCGGCATGATCGCCATTCTGATCGGCATCGGCGTCTATCTGTTCGGTACGATGCGGACGCCATCGGCCGATGAGCTGTTCGATGAAATCAGTCGGGCCGAATCAGGAAATCGATTGACGTCGGTCGAGCCTCGAATCCGCTATTTTTTGAACACCTACGGTGACGACCCCAGACGAGAACAAGTCGCCACTTGGCAACTGGAAATGGAACTGCAGCAGGTCATGAACCGGCTGGTGTTCAAAGTCAATCACCGCGGCCTGGAACAGTTGGCTCCTCACGAACAAACGTTCTTTCGCGCGATGCAGTTGCGGTCCGATGCACCGGAACAGGCGGGCGAACAAATGTCGCTGTGGCTGACCCTGTTCGCCGGCGCGGACACCGTGCAATCGGATCAGGTGCAACAGATGACGCGGTTGGTTCGTCATGAATTGGCACGTCTGGACGCCGGTGAATCGGTGGAATCATCCGATCCGCGGATCCACGAACTGATGCAACGCATTTACGCCAGCCGACACAAGCGGTCCGAACAGGAACGCAAAGACATGCTGAACGCTTTGATCCGTTTGCACGAAAACGACCCTTGGGCCGCACCCGTGGTCCAGCGTGCACGGGAAGAACTACAGTCAATCGAAACGACCGATGCGGTTCCCACCGCCGTGGACATTCAAATCGGCACCGACACCGAAGTCCAAGACACGGAAGTTCTCCGCATCGACGAATCCGATCCAGAAAAATCGACCGAGTAG